One Polaribacter sp. SA4-12 genomic window carries:
- a CDS encoding LVIVD repeat-containing protein, with protein MKKKLLTIVSVIFLIFACSQESSDSNSTNNVSGDGQGGSLATFTLKGEYLYTVDFYNLSVFNVSNPINPVKVNTIDVGFNIETLFSFKDYLFIGSQDAMYIYDVSNKELPKLLSQSTHFRACDPVVANDKNAYVTLHSNSSCRGIVNELKTYNIEDIENPILLNTRGLTEPKGLSLFGANYLLVCDDSVKIFDVSDPTDSKYLEEIPTKGAIDIIIRNNHAFIISDFSIDQYELNDTDITNFKKISTFTF; from the coding sequence ATGAAAAAGAAATTATTAACAATAGTATCTGTTATTTTTTTGATTTTTGCATGTAGCCAAGAATCATCAGATTCTAATTCAACAAATAATGTTTCTGGAGATGGACAAGGAGGCTCTTTGGCAACTTTTACTTTAAAAGGGGAATATTTATATACAGTAGACTTTTATAATTTATCTGTTTTTAATGTAAGCAATCCAATAAATCCAGTAAAAGTTAATACAATTGATGTTGGTTTTAATATAGAAACACTCTTTAGTTTTAAAGATTACTTATTTATTGGCTCACAAGATGCAATGTATATTTATGATGTTTCTAATAAAGAGTTACCAAAATTACTATCGCAATCAACACATTTTAGAGCTTGCGACCCTGTAGTTGCAAATGATAAAAATGCATACGTAACACTTCATAGTAATTCTAGTTGTAGAGGAATAGTAAATGAACTGAAAACTTATAATATAGAAGATATCGAAAATCCAATATTATTAAACACAAGGGGTTTAACAGAGCCAAAAGGGTTGAGTTTGTTTGGTGCTAATTATCTTCTAGTTTGTGATGATTCTGTAAAGATTTTTGATGTTTCAGATCCAACGGATTCAAAATATTTAGAAGAAATACCTACTAAAGGAGCTATTGATATTATTATTAGAAATAATCATGCTTTTATTATTTCAGACTTTAGTATAGATCAATATGAGTTAAATGATACTGATATTACTAACTTTAAGAAAATAAGTACGTTTACTTTTTAA
- the upp gene encoding uracil phosphoribosyltransferase, which translates to MIIHHLQEKNSILNKFISEIRDVKVQKDSLRFRRNIERIGEVLGYELSKSLKYSNVSIETPLGIKEEQLSNKDVVLCSILRAGLPLHQGLLNYFDDAENAFISAYRHHPNNDAEFEIVVEYFAAPSLENKTLLLADPMLATGQSLVSVYEAIKKQRTVNEIHIVAVIGSEEGIEYLKDKFPENTHLWIAAVDPVLNSKGYIVPGLGDAGDLAFGPKL; encoded by the coding sequence ATGATAATTCATCACTTACAAGAAAAAAATTCTATTCTTAATAAATTCATCTCAGAGATTAGAGATGTAAAAGTTCAAAAAGACTCACTTCGATTTAGAAGAAATATTGAAAGAATTGGAGAGGTTCTTGGATATGAGTTGAGTAAAAGTTTAAAATATTCTAATGTTTCTATAGAAACACCTTTAGGTATTAAAGAAGAGCAATTGTCTAATAAAGATGTCGTTTTATGTTCAATATTAAGAGCTGGTTTACCTTTACACCAAGGGTTGTTAAACTATTTTGATGATGCAGAAAACGCTTTTATATCAGCATATAGACATCACCCCAATAATGATGCAGAGTTTGAAATTGTTGTAGAATATTTTGCAGCACCTTCACTAGAAAATAAAACGTTATTACTGGCAGATCCAATGTTAGCAACAGGGCAATCTTTAGTTTCTGTTTATGAAGCAATAAAAAAACAAAGAACTGTAAATGAAATTCATATTGTTGCTGTAATTGGTTCTGAAGAAGGTATTGAGTATCTAAAAGACAAATTTCCTGAAAACACACATTTATGGATTGCTGCAGTAGATCCTGTATTGAATAGCAAAGGATATATTGTTCCTGGTTTAGGGGATGCTGGTGATTTAGCGTTTGGACCTAAATTATAA
- a CDS encoding YicC family protein gives MTGYGKSVLQLPTKKVTIEIKSLNSKNLDLNVRIPSYYKEKELAVRKKLASSLVRGKVDFSIFVEMTADETSTTINHGVVKEYMQQLRNVVQTGSTDDVELLKMAVRMPDALKTEREELDENEWNLINESVDIAIKDIVQYRVDEAASLEIDFKERIANIKTYLEEVKALDGDRVENVKTRLKKAIDDLKVDTDENRFEQELIYYLEKLDINEEKVRLANHLDYFLQTLTSEESNGKKLGFIVQEMGREINTTGSKANFAPMQKAVIQMKNELEQIKEQILNVL, from the coding sequence ATGACTGGTTATGGTAAATCTGTATTACAATTACCTACAAAAAAAGTAACCATAGAAATTAAATCCTTAAACAGTAAAAACCTCGATTTAAACGTTCGAATTCCTTCTTATTATAAAGAGAAAGAATTAGCTGTTCGTAAAAAATTAGCAAGCTCTTTAGTTCGTGGTAAAGTAGATTTTTCAATTTTTGTTGAAATGACTGCTGATGAAACTTCTACAACTATTAATCATGGAGTTGTAAAAGAATATATGCAACAACTTAGAAATGTAGTTCAAACAGGATCTACGGATGATGTTGAGTTATTAAAAATGGCAGTAAGAATGCCAGATGCATTAAAAACAGAACGAGAAGAATTAGATGAAAACGAATGGAATCTTATCAACGAAAGTGTAGATATTGCTATTAAAGATATTGTACAATATAGAGTTGACGAAGCAGCTTCTTTAGAAATAGATTTTAAAGAAAGAATTGCAAATATTAAAACTTATTTAGAAGAAGTAAAAGCTTTAGATGGCGATAGAGTAGAAAACGTTAAAACACGTTTAAAAAAGGCTATTGATGATTTAAAAGTTGATACTGATGAAAATCGTTTTGAACAAGAATTGATTTATTATCTAGAAAAATTAGATATTAATGAAGAAAAAGTTCGTTTAGCAAATCATCTAGATTATTTCTTACAAACATTGACTTCTGAAGAATCTAATGGTAAAAAATTAGGATTTATTGTTCAAGAAATGGGAAGAGAAATAAATACAACAGGTTCTAAAGCAAATTTTGCACCAATGCAAAAAGCAGTAATTCAAATGAAAAACGAGTTAGAGCAAATTAAGGAACAAATTTTAAACGTGCTTTAA
- the nadD gene encoding nicotinate (nicotinamide) nucleotide adenylyltransferase: MSKIGLYFGTFNPIHIGHLIIANHMVEHSDLNEIWMVVTPHNPFKKKSSLLDNNHRFEMVYRATENYSKIKPSDIEFKLPQPNYTVYTLAHISDIYPDKEFCLIMGEDNLKNLHKWKNYETILEHHHIYVYPRISEGKVETQFDKHPKIHKVDAPIVQISSTIIRNGIKDQKNIQPLLSKEVWEYVDEMNFYRK, from the coding sequence ATGAGTAAAATCGGTTTATATTTTGGCACCTTCAATCCAATTCATATTGGGCATTTAATTATTGCCAATCATATGGTTGAACATTCAGATTTAAATGAAATTTGGATGGTTGTAACACCTCATAATCCATTTAAAAAGAAAAGTTCTTTGCTTGATAATAATCATCGTTTTGAGATGGTTTACAGGGCAACAGAAAATTATTCGAAGATAAAACCTTCTGATATTGAGTTTAAATTACCGCAACCTAATTACACTGTTTATACATTAGCACATATTTCTGATATATACCCAGACAAAGAATTTTGTTTAATTATGGGTGAAGACAATCTGAAAAATTTACATAAATGGAAAAATTATGAAACTATTTTAGAGCATCATCACATTTATGTGTATCCAAGAATTTCTGAAGGAAAAGTAGAGACTCAGTTTGATAAGCATCCAAAAATTCATAAAGTAGATGCACCAATTGTGCAAATTTCTTCTACCATAATTAGAAACGGAATTAAAGACCAAAAAAACATACAACCACTCTTATCTAAAGAGGTTTGGGAATATGTAGATGAAATGAATTTTTATAGAAAATAA
- a CDS encoding DUF6427 family protein codes for MLANFLEKSKPINFIVYLVLFFCFFFITVFSNISGAEFTWYKVLESVSYFFLFISIFFFYHFVVSKNKLTFDNSYSFFLFTLTIILFISKLFDFKVLILLLVYLLFLRKIYSLRSSKKVIQKIFDSGFWLGILCILEPFSLLFSILIFAAILLHQKITIHTLVSPIIGFITPLVTYSAYLFWNDSIDVFTQLFYFDEINNLFIYAEDYTFWIFGVIVLLTILSIFLKSPKALSVNNSFKKNWILLIINAIITAIFAFIITEKNGSEIIFLLVPSSIIIANGFEVIQKNVLKNILFGLLLIGTVITFFWL; via the coding sequence ATGCTAGCCAATTTTTTAGAGAAATCTAAACCAATCAATTTTATAGTCTATTTAGTATTATTCTTTTGTTTCTTTTTTATAACCGTATTTTCAAATATTTCTGGAGCTGAATTCACGTGGTACAAGGTCTTAGAAAGCGTTTCTTATTTTTTTCTTTTTATTTCTATTTTCTTCTTTTATCATTTTGTAGTTTCAAAAAACAAACTAACTTTCGATAATTCTTACTCTTTTTTCCTCTTTACCTTAACTATAATCCTTTTTATCTCTAAGTTATTTGACTTTAAAGTGCTAATACTACTTTTAGTATACCTTCTCTTTTTAAGAAAAATTTATAGTTTACGATCATCAAAAAAAGTGATTCAAAAAATATTTGATAGTGGTTTTTGGTTAGGAATTCTTTGTATTCTAGAACCGTTTTCATTGCTATTTTCAATTTTGATATTTGCAGCAATTTTATTACATCAAAAAATAACAATTCATACACTAGTATCTCCTATTATAGGTTTTATTACTCCATTAGTAACCTATTCTGCTTATTTATTCTGGAATGATTCTATTGATGTGTTTACACAACTATTTTATTTTGATGAGATAAATAACCTATTCATTTACGCAGAAGATTATACCTTTTGGATTTTTGGAGTAATCGTTTTACTAACTATTTTATCTATCTTTTTAAAATCGCCAAAAGCATTATCTGTAAATAATTCTTTTAAGAAAAATTGGATACTATTAATAATTAATGCAATTATTACAGCAATTTTTGCTTTTATAATTACAGAAAAAAATGGCTCTGAAATTATTTTTTTATTAGTACCATCATCCATAATTATTGCAAATGGATTTGAAGTTATTCAAAAAAACGTATTAAAAAACATTCTATTTGGATTATTACTAATTGGAACTGTTATAACTTTTTTCTGGTTATAA
- the gmk gene encoding guanylate kinase, with protein sequence MTKITKFMSDFKGKLFVFSAPSGSGKTTIVRHLLKQERFNLEFSISATSREPRGEEKEGEDYYFINLREFKDKIKNDEFLEWEEVYRDNFYGTLKTEVERIWALKKHVIFDIDVVGGLRIKHKFPDETLAVFVKPPSVDELKIRLKKRSTESDDKINMRIAKASVELATAPQFDKIIKNYVLEDALKEAEELVSNYLELKENNE encoded by the coding sequence ATGACAAAAATTACAAAATTTATGTCAGATTTTAAAGGGAAGTTATTTGTCTTTTCCGCACCTTCAGGTTCAGGTAAAACGACAATTGTACGTCATTTATTAAAGCAAGAAAGATTTAATCTAGAATTTTCTATTTCTGCAACTTCTAGAGAACCTAGAGGTGAAGAAAAAGAAGGTGAAGATTATTATTTTATCAATTTAAGAGAATTTAAAGATAAAATTAAAAATGATGAATTTTTAGAGTGGGAAGAAGTTTATAGAGATAACTTTTACGGAACTTTAAAAACTGAAGTAGAAAGAATTTGGGCATTAAAAAAACATGTTATTTTTGATATTGATGTTGTTGGCGGATTGAGAATTAAACATAAATTTCCAGATGAAACTTTAGCCGTTTTTGTAAAACCACCAAGTGTAGATGAATTAAAAATTCGTTTAAAAAAGCGTTCTACAGAAAGTGACGACAAAATAAATATGCGTATTGCTAAAGCTTCTGTTGAGTTAGCAACTGCGCCACAATTTGATAAAATTATTAAAAATTACGTACTAGAAGATGCTCTAAAAGAAGCAGAAGAATTAGTGAGTAATTACTTGGAATTAAAGGAGAATAATGAGTAG
- the pth gene encoding aminoacyl-tRNA hydrolase, with product MDLKNFFSNLFGTKVETKEELMKKFLIVGLGNIGEKYTNTRHNIGFKILDEVAEENKVTFETEKLGDVATFRFKGRTFILLKPSTFMNLSGKAVKYWMEKENISIENILVVTDDVHIDFGSIRLKAKGSAGGHNGLKDIQEKLNTQQYARFRFGVGGNYSKGRQADFVLGEWNKEEISQLIERLPTSAKIITSFGTEGLANTMNTFNGK from the coding sequence ATGGATTTAAAAAACTTCTTTTCTAATTTATTTGGAACAAAAGTTGAAACTAAAGAAGAATTGATGAAGAAATTTTTAATTGTTGGTTTAGGAAACATTGGCGAAAAGTATACAAATACACGTCATAACATCGGGTTTAAAATTCTTGATGAAGTTGCAGAAGAAAACAAGGTGACTTTTGAAACTGAAAAGCTAGGTGATGTTGCTACATTCCGATTTAAAGGCAGAACTTTTATCCTGTTAAAGCCAAGTACATTTATGAATTTAAGCGGAAAAGCAGTGAAATATTGGATGGAAAAAGAGAATATATCCATAGAAAATATTTTAGTAGTCACAGATGATGTACATATAGATTTTGGAAGTATTAGATTAAAAGCCAAAGGTTCTGCTGGTGGGCACAATGGATTAAAAGATATTCAAGAAAAATTAAATACCCAACAATATGCACGTTTTAGGTTTGGTGTTGGTGGTAATTACAGTAAAGGAAGACAAGCAGACTTTGTGCTTGGAGAATGGAATAAAGAAGAGATTAGCCAGTTAATAGAGCGTTTACCGACTTCTGCAAAAATAATAACCTCTTTTGGTACTGAGGGTTTGGCAAATACTATGAATACTTTTAATGGTAAATAA
- the lysM gene encoding peptidoglycan-binding protein LysM, whose protein sequence is MGIFSFIKNAGASVFGIGKTTEEENAEKSGQLRNAVSALELEVADLSIEVDDDAVKLWGEAADLATKEKVVLVVGNTNGVASVEDNLTVAEVEVIEEALLAQFHTVESGDTLGKIAKNYYGNAMKYPVIFEANKPMLSHPDKIYPGQVLRIPPLVD, encoded by the coding sequence ATGGGAATTTTTTCATTCATTAAAAATGCTGGAGCATCAGTTTTCGGTATTGGAAAAACTACAGAAGAAGAAAATGCAGAGAAATCTGGACAATTAAGAAACGCTGTTTCAGCTTTAGAACTAGAGGTTGCTGACTTATCTATTGAGGTAGATGATGATGCTGTAAAACTTTGGGGAGAAGCTGCAGATTTAGCTACTAAAGAAAAAGTAGTTTTAGTTGTTGGTAACACAAATGGTGTTGCATCTGTAGAAGACAATTTAACTGTAGCAGAAGTTGAAGTAATTGAAGAAGCTTTATTAGCTCAATTTCATACAGTAGAAAGCGGAGATACTTTAGGTAAAATTGCAAAAAACTATTATGGTAACGCAATGAAATACCCTGTAATTTTCGAAGCTAACAAACCTATGTTATCACATCCAGATAAAATTTATCCTGGTCAGGTTTTAAGAATACCACCTTTAGTGGACTAA
- a CDS encoding GH3 auxin-responsive promoter family protein, which produces MSIKSIFAIPFAKIATKKVYKWANNPHKTQEKVFKNLISKGSKTAFGKDHNFDEISNYEDFKKQVKVTDYEGLRKYVDRIVAGESDVLWTGKPLYFAKTSGTTSGAKYIPITKDSMPTHIKAAKNAMLFYIVEKNDASFVNGKMIFLQGSPVLQDKNGVKLGRLSGIAAHYVPNYLLKNRLPTWETNCIDDWDTKVNAIVEETVNEDMSVISGIPSWVQMYFEKLIEKTGKSVSELFPNFNFFIYGGVNFEPYKNKFESLIGKKIDYIELYPASEGFIAYQDSQTEKGMLLQLDSGIFYEFIPATEFFDENPTRISLKDVKIGVNYVIILNTTAGLWGYNIGDTVEFTSTKPYRIKVTGRIKHFISAFGEHVIGKEVEKALNDSILGTPINISEFTVAPQVSPENGLPYHEWFIEFENEPENLGDFAAKIDASMQAQNIYYVDLIKGKVLRPLVIRKVKKGGFHEYMKSIGKFGGQNKIPQLSDNRKIADVLDNFLVEE; this is translated from the coding sequence ATGAGTATCAAATCTATTTTTGCAATTCCGTTTGCTAAAATCGCGACGAAAAAAGTCTACAAATGGGCTAATAATCCGCATAAAACACAAGAAAAAGTTTTTAAAAATTTAATTTCTAAAGGAAGTAAAACAGCTTTTGGAAAAGATCATAATTTTGATGAAATATCTAATTATGAAGATTTTAAAAAACAAGTAAAAGTTACAGATTACGAAGGTTTAAGAAAATATGTAGATAGAATTGTAGCAGGAGAATCTGATGTTCTTTGGACAGGGAAACCGCTGTATTTTGCAAAAACTTCTGGAACAACTTCTGGCGCAAAATATATACCAATTACCAAAGACTCAATGCCTACGCATATTAAAGCAGCAAAAAATGCGATGCTTTTTTATATTGTTGAAAAAAATGATGCAAGTTTTGTAAACGGAAAAATGATTTTCTTACAGGGAAGTCCTGTTTTACAAGATAAAAACGGCGTAAAATTGGGTAGATTAAGTGGTATTGCAGCACATTATGTTCCTAATTATTTACTTAAAAATCGTTTACCAACTTGGGAAACCAATTGTATAGACGATTGGGACACCAAAGTAAATGCAATTGTAGAAGAAACCGTAAATGAAGATATGTCTGTAATTAGCGGAATTCCTTCTTGGGTACAAATGTATTTTGAAAAATTAATTGAGAAAACAGGGAAATCAGTTTCAGAATTGTTCCCCAATTTTAACTTCTTTATTTATGGAGGGGTAAATTTTGAACCTTATAAAAATAAGTTCGAAAGTTTAATTGGTAAAAAGATAGATTACATCGAATTATATCCTGCTTCAGAAGGATTTATTGCATATCAAGATTCTCAAACTGAGAAAGGAATGTTGTTACAATTAGATTCAGGGATTTTCTATGAATTTATTCCTGCAACTGAGTTTTTTGATGAAAATCCGACAAGAATTTCTTTAAAGGATGTAAAAATTGGAGTGAATTATGTCATCATTCTAAATACAACTGCAGGTCTTTGGGGTTATAATATTGGTGATACTGTAGAATTTACATCAACAAAACCTTATAGAATTAAAGTTACCGGAAGAATAAAACATTTTATATCCGCCTTTGGCGAACACGTTATTGGTAAAGAAGTAGAAAAAGCGTTAAACGATTCTATTTTAGGAACACCAATAAATATTAGTGAGTTTACAGTTGCGCCACAAGTAAGTCCAGAAAATGGTTTACCTTATCATGAATGGTTTATTGAATTTGAAAATGAACCTGAAAATTTAGGTGATTTTGCAGCTAAGATTGATGCATCAATGCAAGCCCAAAACATCTATTATGTAGATTTAATTAAAGGAAAAGTGTTACGTCCTTTAGTTATTAGAAAAGTAAAAAAAGGTGGTTTTCATGAATATATGAAATCTATTGGTAAGTTTGGAGGACAAAATAAGATTCCGCAATTATCTGATAACAGAAAAATTGCAGATGTTTTAGATAATTTTTTAGTTGAAGAATAA
- a CDS encoding DMT family transporter yields the protein MNKRTLALIAVSIATLIYGVNYTIAKEVMPVYVKPFGFILIRVIGATTIFWVLSLFVKSQKIDKSDYKKILLASFFGVGLNMLTFFKGLSLTTPISASVMMVTSPIMVLIFSSILIKKNIGKQRIIGIIIGLVGAIILITYGNSHETEATNSNWGNFLVFVNAASYGLYLVISKNLIEKYHPIILVKWLYLFGLIFTIPFGYNELKEVIWQEMPTNIYWSIGFVVVFTSCVTYLFNLYGLSKLKPTTVSVFIYLQPVIATIYALIVGSDSLNLVKIGATLLIFSGVYLVTKQVENSVK from the coding sequence ATGAATAAAAGAACATTAGCATTAATTGCCGTTTCTATAGCCACGCTAATTTACGGTGTTAATTATACGATTGCTAAAGAAGTAATGCCAGTTTATGTAAAACCTTTTGGCTTTATATTAATAAGGGTTATTGGAGCAACTACAATTTTTTGGGTGCTAAGTTTATTTGTTAAATCTCAAAAAATAGACAAATCCGATTATAAAAAAATACTTTTAGCTTCCTTTTTTGGTGTTGGTTTAAACATGCTAACTTTTTTTAAAGGACTAAGTTTAACAACACCCATAAGTGCTTCTGTTATGATGGTAACATCACCAATAATGGTTTTAATTTTTTCTAGTATTTTAATTAAAAAAAATATTGGCAAACAAAGAATTATAGGTATAATTATAGGTTTAGTTGGCGCCATTATATTAATTACTTATGGTAATTCGCATGAAACTGAGGCAACAAATAGTAATTGGGGTAATTTTTTAGTTTTTGTAAATGCAGCATCTTATGGGTTGTATTTGGTAATCTCTAAAAATTTGATTGAAAAATACCATCCAATTATCCTTGTAAAATGGTTGTATCTATTTGGGTTAATTTTTACAATTCCTTTTGGATACAATGAATTAAAAGAAGTTATATGGCAAGAAATGCCGACAAATATTTATTGGAGTATTGGTTTTGTGGTTGTCTTTACCTCTTGTGTTACCTATCTTTTCAATTTGTATGGTTTATCAAAATTAAAACCTACAACTGTTAGCGTTTTCATTTATTTACAACCTGTAATTGCAACAATTTATGCACTAATTGTTGGTAGCGACTCTTTAAACTTAGTAAAAATCGGCGCAACATTACTCATCTTTTCTGGTGTATATTTAGTAACCAAACAAGTAGAAAATTCTGTTAAATAA
- a CDS encoding 50S ribosomal protein L25/general stress protein Ctc, producing MKSISIKGSKRESVGKVATKALRNAGMVPCVIYGGKTPIHFSAEEKAFKNLVFTPNVYTASLDVDGQKVEAVLQDIQFHPVTDRIIHVDFYQLFDDKEITMKIPVRLTGTSPGVLNGGSLRFTNRKLKVKALPSNLPDFVTADISELKIGSKLLVSSIVNDAYTFMHPDNTVVVQVRTSRNATAEDEEEGTEEATEAAAE from the coding sequence ATGAAATCAATTTCGATTAAAGGATCAAAAAGAGAAAGCGTAGGTAAAGTAGCAACTAAAGCCTTACGTAATGCTGGTATGGTTCCTTGCGTTATATACGGAGGAAAAACACCAATACACTTTTCAGCAGAAGAAAAAGCGTTTAAAAACTTGGTATTCACTCCAAATGTTTATACAGCAAGTTTAGATGTTGATGGTCAAAAAGTAGAAGCAGTATTGCAAGATATTCAGTTTCACCCAGTAACAGACAGAATTATTCATGTAGATTTTTATCAATTATTTGATGATAAAGAAATTACAATGAAGATTCCTGTAAGATTAACTGGTACTTCTCCGGGAGTATTAAATGGTGGTTCTTTACGTTTTACTAACCGTAAATTAAAAGTAAAAGCTTTACCATCTAATTTACCAGATTTTGTAACTGCAGATATTTCTGAGTTAAAAATTGGAAGTAAATTATTGGTATCTTCAATAGTAAATGATGCGTATACATTTATGCACCCAGATAACACTGTTGTTGTTCAAGTAAGAACTTCTCGTAATGCAACTGCAGAAGACGAAGAAGAAGGTACAGAAGAAGCTACAGAAGCTGCTGCAGAATAA
- a CDS encoding 6-pyruvoyl trahydropterin synthase family protein: MSTIRITKQFNFETGHALYGYDGKCKNVHGHSYKLSVTVSGTPISDNTNVKFGMVIDFGDLKKIVNEEIVDVFDHATVFNKNTPHVELAKELMDRGHEVLLVDYQPTSEMMVIDFAEKVKERLPENIKLHSIKLQETDSSFAEWFASEN; this comes from the coding sequence ATGAGCACAATTAGAATTACCAAACAGTTTAATTTTGAAACAGGTCATGCTTTATATGGTTATGATGGAAAATGTAAAAACGTTCACGGACATTCTTACAAGCTTTCTGTAACTGTTTCTGGAACTCCAATATCTGACAATACAAATGTAAAATTTGGAATGGTTATAGATTTTGGTGATTTAAAGAAAATTGTTAACGAAGAAATTGTAGATGTTTTTGATCATGCAACAGTATTTAACAAAAACACGCCTCACGTAGAATTAGCTAAAGAATTAATGGACAGAGGTCATGAAGTTTTATTGGTAGATTATCAGCCAACAAGTGAAATGATGGTAATTGATTTTGCTGAAAAAGTTAAAGAAAGACTACCTGAAAACATCAAATTACATTCTATAAAACTACAAGAAACAGATTCTAGTTTTGCTGAGTGGTTTGCAAGTGAAAATTAA
- a CDS encoding M23 family metallopeptidase, with amino-acid sequence MAKKDKKKGRFKQKLTDKYRLVVLNEDTFEERFSLKLSRLNVFVFGGIFSILLVAATIVLIAFTPIKEYIPGYSSSKLKSDALKATLEVDSLKTKLAFLENYTKALKPVLTGEIEAESIDSILTEARHRLINESELNATKEDSLFREKIESETRFSLQNNAQSNVKIVFFAPLNGLISQGFDATSKHFAVDITAKTGDPIKATADGTVIFSGWTIETGYVIILKHAKEYISVYKHNGNLLKEQGDFVKSGEVIATVGSTGELSTGPHLHFELWNGGYAVNPTNFIDFK; translated from the coding sequence GTGGCTAAAAAGGATAAAAAGAAAGGGAGATTTAAACAAAAACTAACTGATAAATACAGATTGGTTGTTTTAAATGAAGACACTTTTGAAGAGCGTTTTTCATTAAAACTATCCAGGTTAAATGTATTTGTTTTTGGTGGTATTTTTTCCATTTTATTAGTTGCTGCAACCATTGTATTAATTGCCTTCACACCTATAAAAGAATACATTCCAGGTTATTCATCATCGAAATTAAAATCTGATGCTTTAAAAGCTACTTTAGAAGTGGATTCTCTAAAAACAAAATTAGCTTTTTTAGAAAACTATACAAAAGCATTAAAACCTGTTTTAACGGGTGAAATTGAAGCTGAAAGTATCGACTCTATTCTAACTGAAGCTAGACATCGTTTAATTAATGAAAGTGAATTAAATGCAACAAAAGAAGATTCTTTATTTAGAGAAAAAATAGAAAGTGAAACTCGTTTTTCATTACAAAATAATGCTCAAAGCAATGTTAAAATTGTCTTTTTTGCACCTTTAAATGGTCTTATCTCTCAAGGTTTCGATGCTACTTCTAAACATTTTGCTGTAGACATTACTGCAAAAACAGGCGATCCAATAAAAGCAACTGCAGATGGTACTGTTATTTTTTCTGGCTGGACTATTGAAACTGGTTATGTTATCATTTTAAAACACGCTAAAGAATATATTTCTGTTTATAAACACAATGGAAATTTACTAAAAGAACAAGGAGATTTTGTAAAGTCTGGTGAAGTAATTGCAACTGTAGGTTCTACAGGAGAATTATCAACAGGACCACATTTACATTTTGAACTTTGGAACGGTGGTTATGCCGTAAATCCAACAAATTTTATAGATTTTAAATAA